Proteins from a genomic interval of Sphingobacterium sp. SYP-B4668:
- a CDS encoding phosphatidylserine decarboxylase family protein, with translation MKFHKEGYTSLAIVVFVIFVASALADYYDAPTAVKWIIYIVSAFLFITIVQFFRSPIRHITVDDGIILCPADGKVVVIEETTEEEYFKDKRIQVSVFMSPINVHSNRNPVGGIVKYFKYHPGKFLVAWHPKSSTENERTTTVVQAKNGQEVLFRQIAGALARRIVWYVKENDAVIQGEEFGFIKFGSRVDVFLPLGTKIEVNLEDKVVGGKTIIGRF, from the coding sequence ATGAAATTTCACAAAGAAGGTTATACCAGTTTAGCTATCGTCGTATTTGTTATTTTTGTAGCCAGTGCGCTTGCGGATTATTATGATGCTCCTACTGCTGTTAAGTGGATCATTTATATCGTGTCAGCATTCCTTTTTATTACTATTGTACAATTCTTTAGAAGTCCAATCCGTCATATCACGGTTGATGACGGTATCATCCTATGTCCTGCGGATGGAAAGGTCGTTGTCATCGAAGAGACAACGGAAGAAGAATACTTCAAGGACAAACGTATACAGGTATCGGTATTCATGTCGCCTATTAACGTACATTCGAACCGAAATCCTGTAGGTGGAATCGTCAAATATTTTAAATACCATCCTGGAAAGTTCTTAGTGGCTTGGCACCCGAAGTCATCGACTGAGAATGAGCGCACGACAACTGTTGTGCAAGCGAAGAATGGACAGGAAGTGCTTTTTAGGCAAATTGCTGGCGCTTTGGCTCGGAGGATCGTATGGTATGTTAAAGAAAACGATGCGGTAATCCAAGGCGAGGAATTTGGGTTTATCAAATTTGGATCACGTGTAGACGTGTTCTTACCCCTAGGCACTAAGATTGAGGTCAATCTTGAAGACAAGGTCGTGGGTGGCAAAACAATAATCGGGAGATTTTAA